The DNA sequence ATCGGCCGATCGTGCCTCGATAACTTTCGCGGCGCGTTTCGTGATCCCCCCTCCATTCTTCTTGCAACCACATCCTTCTATCTTGCCCCTGGTTTCAGACGAATAGAGCAGGGTGATGATTGTGCCTTCTGCCACACGTGTTTCACAGCCTGAAAGCACTAATACAAGAAAAAGTGACATCAATATTTCAAGACGCTTCATGCCAACTCCTGGACAGATAAACTTTGCGCTTAACTCGAATGAGGTCAAAACTGAAACGCGAGACAGCTTGAATTGTTCCTGAACATCAAAACGCCTGAATCAGTGCATAACCACGGTTGATGACACCACGCGAACGACCGGTAAGCTCCCATCCTGCAAAGGGAGTGTTTCTCGATAGTGACTTGAATTCCTCGGGATTAACCGTCCATCTGTGATTAGGGTCAATAATAGTGAGATTTGCAGTTGCGCCTGAACGAATTGCGGGCAATTCTTGAGCGAGAATCTCTCTTGGTGAGTACACCGCGCGCTCCAGTAGCGTCGGGAGACTCATGCCCTTCGATAAGAAGTGTGTCAGCGCCAGACCCATGGATGTTTCAAGTCCGACGATACCGAATGGTGCAATGTCAAATTCTTGCGTCTTGTCTTCCCACGAATGCGGCGCATGGTCAGTACAATACACTTCAAGTGTCCCGTCCAGAAACGCGTCCCAGCATGCCCGTCTGTCCGCTTCACTCCTCAGCGGCGGGTTCATCTTGAAGTTGGTGTCAAAAGACTTGCAGTGCTCATCGGTCAGAAGCAGGTGATGAGGACACACTTCGCCTGTAATTCGCAGTCCCTTTTTCTTTGCTTGTCTGATTAGATCGACAGACTCCCTGGCCGACACGTGACAAATGTGAATGGCACCACCTGTGTATTCCGCAATTAGAACGCACCTTGCCACGTCAATTGCTTCGGAAATTGTCGGAATACCGCTTATGCCGAGGCGCGTTGACCATTCACTTTCGTTCATCGAACCGCCATCGGCCAGATATGTGTCCTCAGCGTGTTCGAAAATTCTGGCTCCAAGCATGTTCGCATACTCGACAGCGTGAAGGAGCACTGATGTGCTTTTCACAGGGTTTCCATCATCACTAAACGCACGCACACCGGCTTCCACGATCTCACTCATTTCCACCAATTCTTTGCCTTCACGACCGCGCGTAACGGCCGCGATGACGTTGACATCGATTGGAAAGGTCCTGCCCTGATCCCTGACCCAATTCACAATTGCTGCATCATCCAGCGCGGGCTGTGTATTGGGCATGCACGCTATTCCTGTGAACCCGCCATTCATCGCGGCTTGGCAACCGCTTGCGATCGTTTCCGCAACCTCTTTGCCTGGTTCCCGCAAGTGAACATGCAGGTCAAACCACCCTGGCGTTATCCAGTGACCTCGTAAGTCAATAATGTCTGCTTCGGGGGGTGCCTTGTCGGGCGTTCCCGAGATAACACCGTCGCGGATATGAAGATTCAAGATCTGGTCGATGCCAGTTCGGGGATCCACTACACGGCCACCGCTCAGAAAGAGGTTTGAAGCCAAGGCGGGCTTGTCGTATCGCGTATACTTGTTTGTCATTTTTGGGATTCTTAATGTCAACTTTTGACTTCAACTATGCGCCTGGTTCAGCGCGGCCGCCTGCAAGCAGATAAAGCACTGCCATTCGAACTGCGACGCCATTCGTCACTTGTTGTAAAATGACGGAATGATCACTATCTGCAACGTCGGACGTAATTTCGACACCTCTGTTCATTGGACCTGGATGCAGTATGGTCAAAGGTGCGCTTGCCTTTTCAAGCCTCGCACGTGTAACTCCGAAGTACTTGTGATACTCGCGCAGTGACGGGAATAGACCCGCAGTCTGCCGCTCCAACTGAATTCGCAGAATGTTAAGAGCATCAGCGGAGGCAATGGCTTCGTCCAACGAGTGTGTGATACTCACGCCCAGACGCTCAATCCCTCGTGGTATAAGTGTAGCTGGACCACATACAATTACCTCTGCACCCATCTTCTTAAGTCCAATAATATTGGACATTGCTACACGCGAATGAAGGATATCGCCTACTAACGCGACTTTCAGTCCTTTCAGTGCACCATACTTGTCGCGCAATGTCATCATATCTAGCAATGCCTGCGTCGGGTGCTCATGCCGCCCGTCTCCTGCGTTTATAATGATTGACTCCAAGTGGCGAGCAAGGAAATGCGGACTTCCAGGAGACTTGTGCCGCATGACAACGACATCGACCTTCATCGCTTCTATATTAAGCGCTGTGTCAAGCATAGTCTCGCCTTTCGCCAGCGCGCTTCCCGAAGCCGAAAAATTCAAGGTGTCGGCCGAGAGTCTCTTCTCGGCCAATTCAAAGCTCGTTCTGGTTCGGGTTGAATTTTCAAGAAAGAGGTTGACTACCGTCACTCCGCGGAGCGTGGGAACCTTTTTGACTGGTCGATTCAGAATGTCACGCATCTGAAGCGATGTATCGAGAATCGTCTGAATCTCCTCGCCGCTGTAGTCCGCAAGACCGAGCATATGCTTCTGGGACAATAGACTCATTTCTCAACCTCCACCAGATAAATCGCGTCTTCCGAGTCGATTTCGGTCATATGCACCTGAACCTCTTCATTCATGCTTGTTGGAACATTCTTTCCAATGAAATCCGGTTTTATCGGCAATTCACGGTGTCCTCGGTCTACCATCACGGCAAGCTGCACACGCTTCGGTCGACCGTTGTCCATAATTGCTTCCAGAGCTGCCCTAACCGTCCTGCCGGTATAGAGTACATCGTCTACCAAAACAACATTCATGTCATACAAATCAAATGGAATGTCTGTTTGCTGGACGGAAGGTTGTCTGAGTGAAGTCCGATAATCATCGCGATAAAGAGTTGCGTCAAGTATTCCAACAGGTACGTCAATGCTTTCGATTTCGCGAATCTTTGCGGCAACACGTTTAGCGATGTAGGCACCCCGAGTTTGCATTCCAACGAGACCAAGTCTCTCTGTACCTCTGTTCCTCTCAATAATTTCATGAGCGATTCGCGTGATGGTGCGTGAGAAACCTGCCGCATCGACCAGTTTTGCTTTTACTTTAGTGTTCATGCTATTTATTGACAATTTATACAAAAATCCATCGACTTGGGCCGATGGATTCGAATTTCTGAACCCTTCCGGCCTCTCTGTGCCTGCTTAAAGGTGTGCGTAGGTTCCTCGTACAGAACTTTCACCACATTCCGAGTCGCATTCGAGCCTCGTCGCTCATCATGTCGACTGACCACGGAGGATCCCAAACAATCTCGACATTCACTTCATTGACTCCCTCTACGCGGAAAATCGCGTCACGTGCAAGGTCTATGATTGTCCCTGCAAGAGGGCAGCCCATGGACGTCAGCGTAATCTTTGTATCGACCTTTCCACCGTCAATCTCGATTGCATACACCAATCCTAAATCCGTAATTGGAAGGTGGAGTTCGGGGTCATAGACTGTTGAAAGCGCGTCGAATACTTTTTCTTCAGTTGGCATGTTGCAGACCTCGTGCGTGTTCCCTGTATTTAACGGACTCTACCCAGTCCACTCTAATCACGTGCGACCAATTCTACTTGGCGGACGATTGAGTCTGTCATGGACCGAAACGCGGATCTTAGATCCTCATTTGATTCAATTGCAAGCAACGGCTCTCCTGCGTCCGCGGCCGCAACTAGTTGTGGGACCAAAGGCAGTCTTGCCAGGAGTGGGCAACCAAGGCGCTCCGCTTCATCACCTGCACCGCCGTGGCCGAAAATATGTGTCTCTCCACCGCAGTGCGGACATCGGAAACTCGCCATGTTCTCCACAATACCCAGAATCGGAACATTAAGTTTCTGAAACATCGCGACACCCTTGCGCGCGTCTATCAAAGCAAGATCCTGTGGAGTGGATACTATCACAGCACCGTCAAGTTTAATTCGCTGGCTCAATGTCATTTGCGCATCACCAGTACCAGGTGGAAGGTCCACGACAAGTATGTCCAACCTCCCCCATGCAACGTCACGCAGAAACTGATCCGCCGCCTGGTGCACCATTGGACCTCGCCAAATCATGGGAGTTTCTGGTTCGACCAAGAATCCCATGGACATCAGTTTCAAACCTGAGCGTTCCAATGGCAAAATCATGTTGTCTACGACCCGTGGGCGATCATGTATTCCAAACAACGTTGGGACGGATGGTCCGTAGATGTCAAAGTCCGCCAATCCAACTGTGAAACCGTACTGCTGAAGTGTCAAAGCTAGTCCGGCGGCTACAGTACTTTTGCCTACCCCCCCTTTTCCGGACGCAACTGCAATCTTCACTTTGACGTCTTCAAGTACCGGTCCATCCGGTGCTGGTCGGGAATGTGGTTGCTGGGGCGCGGAAGCGGGCTGTGCCCACTTCATGTGAACTTGCACTTCCGTCACTCCGGGCAACTGCCTCAGTACAGTTGCGACTTCTTCTTCAATCTTGCCCGGTGTCTCAGGGTCCTTTGCGGAAACGGAAACGTGAACGTGGATGTTTCCACCTTCAATTCTGACGTCCTTTATTAGACCAAATGAAACGATGTCCCTTGTAAGACCGGGAAATCTTACTTTCTTAAGCGATTCAATTATCAGTTCTTGGGAAATCACTCGCTCGCCATCTCAAATTTTTGCTTCAAAATTACGAAATCTAAGCCACCTATTCAAGCGGCTTTTGTAAAGCATTGTTTTACTTATGATAAGGCAATCCTCTCCAGATAGTCAGTGCACGGTAAATCTGTTCGAGAAGGACAAGCCTTGCCAACTCGTGCGGGAAAGTCATTGAAGAGAGGCTGAGCCGCAGATTAGCAGTTTCAAGCAACTGCGGTGAGAGCCCCCATGCCCCGCCGATAGCAAAGACGAGGTGTTGTGTGCTTGCGGACATTTCGGCCTGAAGAAGTTGCGACACTTGTTCCGAAGTGAACCGCTCGCCGCGGACATCCATGGCGATCAGCTTTGAACTTTTTGGAACCTGGCGCAGTATGGATTCGCCCTCAACACGCAGCGCGCCGTGCCCCGAGCCATTTCCAATGTCTCCCGTCGCAGAAGGAACCTCGAGTTCCTCAAGCGGGAGATAGTGCCGAATCCTACTTGCGTACTCATCGCAAGCCGCTTTGAAATAAGCCTCTCTTAAACGGCCAACAGAGATGACGTGAAGTTTCACTATTTGAGCAGGAGAAGTTTGTGAGTTTTTGAGGATCGCTCGGTTGAGGCATTCACAAAGTACACACCGGAAGCCAGACCAACGGGCGCTTTGAAAGAAATCAAACGCTTGCCGGCTTCAACACGACCCGAATACACTGTTGCTGCCATGCGGCCATTTAGATCAAGCAGTTTTATCTCCAATTGTGCCGGGTATTCGAATTGAAACTCAAAATTAACGTTTGCATTAAACGGGTTCGGATATGGCGGACTAAACTCAAACTGTATGGGTAATGCTGGAGGATCTTCGGAATTTGCCGTGTTATCTTGAAACAGCGAAATTTGTTCACTCGCAAGACGATAGAAAGAAGGAGTGCCTGTCAAGTCACGGGTTGAAGATGGCTGAGCATCAAACCATAACGTGTCGGTTTCCGTGAAACCTTCAGTGCCTTGTTCCAAAACAAGTGGGAATCGAAAATAGGGCGTCGTTTGTTCAACGGTTAATCGCACCAAGCCTCCTTCTTCCCGGAATGATGTTCGAATAATCGGGAAACGAAGTCCATAAACCCATTGTTCGAAAAACCAGTCTAGATCCTCCTGGCCATAATGATCATTCACGACGTCAATAAAGTCCTGCGTATCGACATTTCCTCCTGCAAACCTGGAAACATAATCTCGCAGAGCAGCAAAGTACACAGAATCCCCAAGAAGTTGTGTCTTCAGCATATGCAATACCCATGCGCCTTTAAAGTACACATTTGCGCCAAACAAGCGGTCCTCTGGCGGGTCATAAACGGGATAACTCGGAAAACTCTGCTCTTCTTGAAAACAGAATGACGCGGCATTCCTCATGTCACTTCTGAAAGCGTCATCACCATATGCAAACTTTGTCCAAAGTGCGTTTCCATATGTTGCGAAACCTTCATTCAGCCACATATTTCTGAAGTCTACGGGGCTAAGGTGGTCACCAAACCATTGGTGCGCAAGTTCGTGGGCAACAATTCCTTCAAATGTCCTTAGACTGTCAACGAGATGGAACCCATAAGTTGTAAAAGTCTGGTGCTCCATTGCACCCCACCCTCCGAACAGATCGGCCATAACCATCCCGTACTCGTCAAATGGGAAATCCCCAAACAACTCGGAAAAGTACTCAACCATTTCTGGAGTTCTTGCCCAATCATACTCAGCTTGGGCAGAATCGCTCCTGGGCCACGCGAAATACCGGTACTGAATTCCGTCCAAATTGAATTCACGGCGAGAGAAATTGCCGGCTGCAATGTTTACAAGATATGGTGATATAGGGTGATTGTGGTAGTATGTTTGGAACTTACGGCCTGGATCAGTTCCCCCTTCTTCAATCATCAGACCGTTCGATGCTAAAGACCAGTGAGCCGGGATGTCAGCCCTTATCCGAACTTGAATGAACTTGTCATACGGTTGGTCCCAACAGGGAAACCATTTCCTGGCCCCGTACGGCTCGCTAAAAGTGTAAACATGTTCCCAAGCATTGTGGTACCCGGTCGCAAATGGATCCGTTGCAGGCAGCGCCGTGTATCTGACTTCCACCACGACCGTGTCGTTTCTGCTAATTGGTGCGAACACTCTTAAAGTATCATTGGCATACGAATACTGAGCGATCTGACTGTCTATCAGCACAGAATCAAGCGTCAGATCCATCGCGTTTAGAGGAATTTCTGACAAGTCTTCACGCGCGATTACCGTAAGGATCGCACATGCCTCCAAGGGCGTGTTCCAGTCGGCAATGGTCACACTTAAGTCAAGCGAAACTTGGTCATAGCTATGAAGGCTCTCGGCATCCAGAGAATTGAACCAGTACGGTCTGTCTGCTCTTGCGCAGCAATCGGAGTTGCCACTCTTCCCTCCGGGCCACCCCGGCTGGCCGAAAACTAGTAGAGGGCAGAATAGCAGGAATACCGCAAGCATCATGGGAAGCATGTTTTTCTCACCGATGAATACACCGTGTTGCTACTTGGCGAAATATCTGTTATTATATGGTTTGTGCTTAACTATTGTAAACTCTCTTGCTAAGAATATTATTTACAATAATTTATATCGTAGTTATTACCATGGTTGGCTCTTCAAAGGCTGACACGGGAAGGTCTCGGTTACCAGCGATTCTCGATGAAATGGACAGTGTCTATGCCGTTCTGAGCGAGCTGGATGGGCAAATCAGAGCGCTTCAAGCAACAAGGAATGCACTTCTTGACAGCCTGCAAATCGTTGAACAGGCGCTTTCAAACCAGAACAGGGTGGTTGCTCGCCTCGATAGCCAATATCGTATAATCGAACGAGAACGGCAACCCCTTCTCCGACTGCTGACTCAATCAGTGCTTGCACATTCCAGATGCGGCAAATGGGCATTAATCGATGCTCTACTCGGAAGCCATGATTTGTCTGATTTCCTAAACAAGAGATCTGCATTGTCCAGACTGCGAACTGCCATTCAGCATCGATCCGCGGGATCAATTGTTAGACTAAGAGAGATTCAGGACCTGGAAGACGCAAGCCTTGATGAAGCGAAGCGGCTAAACACGCTTCACGCTCTTGTTGCACAGCAAATATTTGAAATCGCGGGACAAGAGAATAGAATCGAACTTGCGCGACATGAGGCAAACCACAGACGAAAAGTGCTGATGGAACAGCAGACTTTTCTGGAGAAATCCGATGACTTGCTCAAGAAGCAAGTAGAACAACGTGCTAGCGCCGCCTCAAGGGTAGCCGATATTATTGAAAGCCAAGGCTTGGGTTTGGTTGCGGACACTGTTTTTGCCAATATGCGTGGATCACTGCCGTGGCCGGTCGAAGGTTCCCTCTTAAGTGGCTTTGGCAAACGGAGGCATAAGAAACTTGAGACTGTGACCGAAAACCCTGGCATTGACGTGAAGACGGAAGCATCAATTCCGGTAAGATCGGTTGCAAGTGGCACAGTCAACTCCGTCAGCTGGCTTCGTGGATTTGGGAATGTTTGTATTGTCCGGCACGAAGGGGAGCACTTCTCTGTTTACGCAAGACTTGGGGAAGTTGTTGTGCGCCAAGGTGATTTCATCCGAGCGGGTGATGTCGTTGGTTTTCCAGGTTTCGATTCGGAACATGCCAACTATATTGTACATTTCGAGATTTGGGCCGGTAAAGACAAACAAGATCCGATAGCATGGCTCGCCCCGGTAAAGAACAAGTAAATGTCAAGTGGGTTGGACATGAAGAAGCAAGATTACGACTTGCGAGTGCTGTGCTTGGCCGTCGCACTGCGCACGCATACTTGATCAGCGGTCCTGAAGGGATCGGCAAGAGTGCCGTGGCCGTCGAATTCGCGTGTTTGCTTCTTTGCGATAATCCACAATCAGAACCATGCGGCACTTGTTCGCAATGTATTTCATTACGAACTCTACATCATCCTGATTTGCATATCATCGCGCCTTCCGGATCGCCCAAGGACAGCGATTCTCCCGGGAGTGAGGCATTCAGCAAGGAACTCGCGGTTCTTCGCAAAAACTTGACTGTCAACCCGTATTCTACGTCGGATCTGGCCGAGTTAAGTTCAAGCGAGAGCAAGTCGGCAAGAAAGAAGTCAGCCACGGGCTCAAAGACTCGGGTCGCTGATTCAAGAGAGCTTCTCCATAATGCCCATTTGCTACCTTTTCAAGCGTCACGTTCCGTTTACCTCATTTTGAATGCCGACGCAATGCTTCGCGAAGCCCAAAATAGACTGCTTAAACTGCTGGAAGAACCCCCCGCAACGGCAGTGTTTGTACTTACGACTTCGAACTTGCTTGCCGTCCTTCCGACTGTTCGTTCTAGATGTCAACAAGTGAAACTCTTAGCTTACACGAGAACAGAGATTCTGAACGCGCTTGTTCGAAGCGGAGTCGAACCGCGCGCTGCGGAGCTCGCGGCCGCACTTTGCGGCGGAAACATGCGTAGGGCAATCAGCTTTGCTGCAATGAAGCCGGAAGTGCTCGAACAGACTGCCGTGGATTTTCTTGCCGCTTCCGCTGTGCTTGCGCCGGAGAAAGTTCAAGAGCAAGTCGACAAACTGCTTGAAGACGGTACTTTCATCGACGAAGCATTTTTCGAACTTCTTACACTTTTTTTGTCGGATGCCGCTACATCACGGACGAGCAGCCAGATTCCCCACTTTCCGTCTCAACGCGAACGCATCGCAAAGTTGACGGCTACGTATCCCAATGCAGATTTTGCCAAAGCGGTGGAGGCAATCGACCGAGCGGCTATGTCACGAGCGTCGGGTTACACGCCCGCACTTGTTCTTACAGCTTTGGCAATTGAATTGAATCGCGCACTTGGCACGAGAATTCGTGCCTAACTATTGCATCATATGAACGACTTTCTCGAATTAGAGTTCAAGGGGAGGCGAACAGAATACGCTGTGAATCCCCAACAGTACCCCTTCACAAGAGGAGATCTGGCTATTGTCGTCACCGATCGCGGTCACGATCTTGGCAAGGTCTCTCACGTTGGAATTCGCACTGGCGATTCACCTGGAGAAAAGATCGCGTTGACCGTTCTGCGACGAGCACGATCCACGGACATTGAGAAGCTGGGGGTCATCCGTGAGCGTGAAGCAGAAGCGAAGAGATTAGCTCGTGAAGAAATCATCAGGCATCAGCTTGAAATGAAACTTGTGGATGTAGAGTTGCAGTGGGATGGCCGAAAAATGACCTTCTACTTCACGGCCGAAGGCCGTGTCGATTTCAGGGACTTGGTACGGGAACTTGCAACTAAGTTCAGAACAAGAATTGATCTGCGTCAGATCGGCGCACGGGACGAAACTAAGAAAATTTCAGGCTACGGGGTTTGCGGTCGTCCTCTTTGTTGCGCGACGTTTCTCACAGAGTTCAAACCGATCACGACGCAGATGCCGCGAGACCAGTTTCTTCCTCTCAATCCCTCAAAGCTCTCTGGTGTCTGTGGCCGCTTGAAGTGCTGCCTAAGATATGAGCTGGACACATATAAAGAGTTTCAACGGGATTGTCCAAAAGTCGGACACCCAATCAAGGACGAAGACAAGGGACTTGGTGAGGTTGAAAAAATCGATGTCGTCAGGGAGCAGATTCAGATCCGCTACGGGGGCGGTGCAACAGAACGGTACACCAAGGCGCAGTTTGTCGAATTGACCAATTGGCGGCCGCAGATGCCGAAGAATGAATGTATTTGCACCTGCGGTAAGAAAGCAGGTACTTCAGAGGCAGCCTCAAAGGCATCAACTGATCTTCCAGTTGAAGCACAGTCAAGCGTCAGCGAGGCAAATCGGGGTGATCGTATCACCCTTCGTGCCGAAGGCGGGTTCAGAGTTGACTTTGAAGATGATGATGAGGAGTCAATGGATGTAACCACTGATGTAAATGTGGCCATGGATTCCCCAGCAAAGCGCAAGCGCAAGAAGAGAAGGAAAAAGGCTGGGGAACGTAACGAGGTAGGGACAGCATCTGGTTCGGCTCCAATCACTGGGAACAGGGCACAACAGAGGGAAGAGGCGAGTGCTTCTTCGGACGCCCAGAGCAATGAAGTTTCGCGAACACAACCAGAACAACAAGGTGCAAGCGTTAGGCACCGAAAGAACCGCAAACGCGGTGGCAGAAGACGTCATGGCAGCGCCAGTGGAGGTGATACTGCTTCAGGCTCCAGCGCGCAAGAGGAAACCGGAGATTAAGATTCAATGACCAAGTCGTATTATGTAACGACTCCAATTTATTATGTAAATTCGGCCCCACACATCGGGACAGCCTATACGACAATACTTGCTGACTCGCTGGCACGATACAAACGCTTCCTTGGTAAAGATGCTTTCTTCTTGACAGGAACCGACGAACACGGCGACAAGATTGCAAGGGCTGCAAGCGAAAAGGGCCTGGCTCCGAAAGCCTTTGTGGATGAGATAAGTACAAAGTTCCGCGTGCTGTGGCCGCAGTTGTACGTGATGCCCGATCATTTCATACGTACAACTGATCCTGAACATATGAGAACAGTGCAGGGTGTGTTGCAGACCCTTCATGACCAAGGTGATACATACTTTGGCGAGTATGAAGGACTATATTGCACAGGCTGTGAGCGGTTCCGCACGGAAAAGGAACTGATTGACGGAAAATGCCCCGATCACGGCACGGTACCGGAGGTAGTAAAGGAGTCCAATTACTTCTTCCGCATGAGCAAGTATCAAGAGTGGTGGCTTAAGTACCTTGAGGATAATCCGGACACAATTCGACCTGAACGCTATCGGAATGAGGTGCTTGGGTATCTGCGTGAACCGCTGGAAGACTTGTGTATCTCGCGACCTAAATCACGGCTGTCCTGGGGCATTGAGCTGCCGTTCGATAAGAACTATGTAACCTACGTTTGGTTTGATGCACTGGTAAACTACCTCACAGGAATTGACTATCTCGTGGATCCAACGTGGGAGGGAAAATGGAGCAACGCTGAGCATCTCATCGGAAAGGACATCGTCAAACCGCACGGAATCTATTGGCCCATAATGCTTCATGCTGCGGGTATCCCAATCTTCAGGCACTTGACTGTCCACGGCTACTGGAATTTTCGCGACGCAAAGATTTCGAAATCAAGCGGCAAACCTGTCGCCGTTGAACCGCTCTGCAAGGTCTTTGGACCGGATGCCGTACGTTATTTTCTCTTGCGGGAAATGGTGGTTGGACTTGACGCCTCTTTCTCCGTGGAAGCGCTAATGAAGCGAGTTAACAGCGACCTTGCAAATGATTTCGGCAATCTTTTCTCGCGTGTGGCAAAATTAGTCAGTGACTATTTTGATGGCCGAATTCCCGATGCCGTGCTCGGGGCACCGGAACTGGAATCTCAGGCCGAGGCCCTGTGCAGCTCCGTCGAGGAATGGGTGAATGAATTGAAGTGGCATGTATTGATCGAGGAAACTCTTCAACTTGTAAGAGCAACGAATCGGTATTTTGAATCGTCCGCTCCGTGGTCGCTTGTGAAGACTGATAAGGCGTCCGCCGCGTCCGTGTTGCGAAACTGCGTGGAAGCGCTTCGAATTTCGGCCTTACTTCTCTACCCCGTGATGCCCGGCAAGATGACGGATTTGCTAACGAGAATAGGCGAACCTGTACAAGTGTTTACACTCTCGCAACATGCCCGTTGGGGACAGGTAAGATCTCAGGCTAGAATGAAGAAGGGTGATTCGCTTTTTCCAAGACTGGATGAGACGGAGGTAGCGGCAGCGTTTTCAGACCTAATGAACTCGCGTGCCGTTAAGAGCATGGCACTCACCGAAAATCAAAATAGTGAGCAGGACCAAACTCACATAACAATTGATGAATTCAAGAAGATTAGCCTTCGCACAGCAAGAATACTTGAGGCCGAAAAACTTACTGGTGCTGACAAACTGCTTAAGTTGAAAGTGGATGTCGGTGGCGAGATTCGGCAGATTATTGCGGGCATTGCAGCCTATTACTCACCAGGAGATCTAATAGGAAAAAGTGCAGTAATAGTCGCTAATCTAAAACCGGCAAATCTGCGCGGTGAACTTTCGGAGGGAATGTTGCTCGCGG is a window from the bacterium genome containing:
- the metG gene encoding methionine--tRNA ligase; the encoded protein is MTKSYYVTTPIYYVNSAPHIGTAYTTILADSLARYKRFLGKDAFFLTGTDEHGDKIARAASEKGLAPKAFVDEISTKFRVLWPQLYVMPDHFIRTTDPEHMRTVQGVLQTLHDQGDTYFGEYEGLYCTGCERFRTEKELIDGKCPDHGTVPEVVKESNYFFRMSKYQEWWLKYLEDNPDTIRPERYRNEVLGYLREPLEDLCISRPKSRLSWGIELPFDKNYVTYVWFDALVNYLTGIDYLVDPTWEGKWSNAEHLIGKDIVKPHGIYWPIMLHAAGIPIFRHLTVHGYWNFRDAKISKSSGKPVAVEPLCKVFGPDAVRYFLLREMVVGLDASFSVEALMKRVNSDLANDFGNLFSRVAKLVSDYFDGRIPDAVLGAPELESQAEALCSSVEEWVNELKWHVLIEETLQLVRATNRYFESSAPWSLVKTDKASAASVLRNCVEALRISALLLYPVMPGKMTDLLTRIGEPVQVFTLSQHARWGQVRSQARMKKGDSLFPRLDETEVAAAFSDLMNSRAVKSMALTENQNSEQDQTHITIDEFKKISLRTARILEAEKLTGADKLLKLKVDVGGEIRQIIAGIAAYYSPGDLIGKSAVIVANLKPANLRGELSEGMLLAVKWEDKLEILTAPDSAPCGSPIS